The Halioglobus maricola genome segment GGAGTCACTCGACTACCGCCATCATCGAATCCATTTCAATAAGCATACGGCACATTACGAGGACGACGGCTCGGTGCGTGTTGTCATCTCCCACGACAACCCGGGTGTCCCGAACTGGATAGAGACCGCCGGTCACAATATTGGCACTATGTGCTGGCGCTGGATCGGCGCTGAAAAACACCCGCTGCTGGACGTGAAAGTGATAAAGCGGAATGAGTTGGCATGAGTGATGCCGTGGTATTCGATGCCGATGCAGCCATTGCTGCGGCGCAGGAGCAAACTGGGTTCACCTCGCTTGGAGATGAGTTTTCCCGCGAAGGGTTGGCAATGCTGCTGGCAACCTACGATGCACACATTCGCGACCAGGGCGGACGAGAGCGCTGTTATCAGCGAGTTGTCTACCAGATTGCCACGCGACTGAAGCTGGAAAATGCTTTCGCTACCATCGACGGCTGGCAAGAGCAGGAAATCGTTGCGCCGATCTTTGTGACCGGGCTGCCCCGGTCAGGCACCTCGGCCCTGTTAAACCTGCTTGAAGTGGCTCCCGAAAACCGCTCGCCACTGCAGTGGGAAGTCCAATTTCCCGATCCCTGGCCTGGCAGTGCTCCAGGCGACAAGGACCCTCGCTACGACTACCTGGCCAAAGCGCTGGAGGAATCACGCAACTCTGAGTTTGCCAAGATTCACTTTGTCGATGCAGACACCCCCGAAGAATGTGTATTGCTGCATGCCTACGCGTTCCACGGCGTCCAACTGGGTTTTGAGATAATGCTCGAACCTTATCGCAGTTGGCTGCTCGGACAAGACCTGACGCCACTCTACGCGTTTCAGAAGAAAGTGATGCAATTGCTGAACTGGCGCAACCCTGGCCAACAGTGGCTGTTGAAGGCACCAGCTCATATGCTCGGGATAGAATCTATCATTGATGTATTTCCCGACGCGCGTTTCGTCTGGTGCCATCGCGACCCGCAGAAAGTCATTCCGTCTATCAACAGCCTCAACAAGGTAGTACTGGATATGTATCTGGGCGAATACTCACACATCGATATGGCTGAAATGGGCCAGGCTGTGATGGAATGGTATGCGATGTCATTGGAGCGCGGCCTCGCCAGCAGAGCCGCGCTGCCCCCAGAGATGTTTATCGATTGCTCCCAGCAAGAATTCGTCGACGATAATATGGCGCTGGTGCAAAAGGTGTACGACAGCTTTGAAATACCACTGCCAGGCGAAAGTCGCGCGGCAATGCAGGCACATGTCGACAACAACCCGAAAGGTAAACACGGCAGGCACGAGTACCGGCTAGAGGATTACGGCCTCAGTGAATCCATGATCGCTGACCGGTTTGCTTTTTATACGAAAGATACTCGCTGGCCCATCAGCGGTTAGCCACAGGAGATAGGTCATGCGAGCAGCTGTTCTACGTGAAGCACACAAGCCATTGGAAATCCTCGATGATGTGGAGGTCATTGAACCCCGCGCCGGCGAGGTGCAGGTGAGTATCCGTTTCTGCGGCCTCTGCAGCTCAGATCTCGGATTTATCGTGGGCAAGTCCCCGCTGATGGGGCCGATGGTGCTGGGGCATGAGGCTTCAGGAGAGGTGTCTGCGGTGGGCGAGGGCGTTAGCCATCTGGCCGTCGGCGACCATGTGGTACTCACACCCTGTGCGCCCTGTGGTGCCTGTTACTACTGCCAGCGAGATCAGCAGAACCTGTGCGTCAACTCAATGAGCATCTTGTCCGGCGTGTTGCCGGATGGTCAGAGTGGCCTGAGTTTAAATGGCCAGCAGATTTTGCGCGGAGCAGGAGTCGGAGCGCTAGCTGAGTACGTGACATTGCCGGCGACTGGCGCGATCAAAATAGATAAGGATATTCCCCTGGATCTCGCCTGCGTGATCGGCTGTGCTCTGCAAACCGGCGTGGGCGCAGTGCTCAATACCGCCGACGTTGAAGCCGGAGCGAGCTGCGTGATCACCGGCCTTGGCGGCGTGGGTATGGCCGCCGTACAGGGAGCTAGAATTGCTGGGGCTTCGCTCATAATTGCGTCGGACCCGGTTGCAGCGCGGCGCGACCTGGCGCTGCAGTTTGGCGCCACGCATGTCATAGATCCAACATCGGATGACCTGGCAGCGCTGGTGCAGGAATTGACTGCCGGGATCGGCGCTGACTACGTTATCGAGACGGCGGGCAAAGCAACGCTGATAGAGCAGGGCGTTCAGCTGAGTCGCATCGGAGGCACTACCGTGGCTGTTGGGTCGCCTGGATTTGAAGAACATCTGACGATTCCGAATGTCGTCCTGTTTCAGGCGCTGGAGAAAAAGCTTTGTGGCTGCCTGCTTGGTTCTTCCAATTCACTGTTCGAAATTCCCCGCCTTTTGCGCCTGTGGCGAGCGGGCGATCTCGATATGGCCGGGATGATAACCCACCGACGGCCGCTCGCGGAGGTCAACGAAGGTTTCGCAGACCTGGAGGCAGGCCGCGGAATACGCACAGTGATCGAGATCTAAGCAGGCGCATTTTCGACACAGCGAATACCGCCTGGAGCCTCGATGAGCGATGCGCACTTGTTGCAGTGGCTGCAATTGTTGCGATAGTTCGGGTTGCTCATCGCGTTGTTAACGTAGTGGGGATCTTTCACCAATGGGCGACCCATCTGGACGAAATCAAAACCCTCGCGCATGACTTTCTCAAGACTTTCCAGTTCTGTACAGCCACCGATATAGACCATCTGACAATTCACCCGGTCGCGTATTTTGCTGGCGTCGCTGAGAAAGAAATTCTCTTCGTAAGGATAGTGCCGAAACAGGCGCGGGCCATAGTACTTGAGCCCCAGGCGCGCGATGGGATTGGTTTCTACCTCGAGCATACCCTTGTCCAGTGTCTCTCCGCGAAAGTAGACCATAGGGTTAAAGCTGCTCGTGCCCCCAGAACAGATGAGGGCGTCAATGCCTGCATTGTCGAGCATGGCTGCTACTTCAATCGCTTCATCGAACTGTAAACCGTCTCGTACGCCGTCGGTCATGCCCATCTTGCCCAGGATCGGGAAATCGTCGCCGACTGCCTCGCGTACTGCGTCCAGTGCCCGCAGTGGCAGGCGCATTCGATTCTCCAGGCTGCCGCCATACTCGTCCGTCCGGCGATTACTTCGCGGGCTGATGAATTGGGAAAGACCATAGCCATGGCTGAAGTGGATTTCGATCGCGTCGAAGCCAACGCTCTTCATAAATAGGGCGGCGTCCCGATAGGTCTTAACAAGGTAGTCGATGTCTTCGAGCTTCATCGCGCCGGCAAAAGGCATGCCCGCTGAGATGCCGAGCATATTGAGCTGGCGCGAGGGACCGAGCGGTCTCTTCAGGCGCTGCAGCTTACGGTTCTTGGTGAAGTTACCGCAGTGCGTCATCTGCCCAGAGACCTTTACGTCCGGGGCAACTGACTTCAGCTCAGTAATCAGGTGCGTGTATTGCGGGCGAAACTGCTCATCCATCCAGGGCATCTGGTCGTTGATTCGGCCGTCAGCTTCCGTCGTGCAATAGCCGATTGTGGTCATCGCAGTACCGCCGGCGACAATTTCCCTGTGAAAATCGAGCAGCAACTCGCCGGGCACACCGTCAGGCGACTTGCCCTCATATGTGGCGGCTTTGAGAATGCGGTTTTTCAGTTGCAGCTTGCCGAGCTTGGCAGGGGAAAATGCTTTCTGCAGATGTTCACTCATGGGCTTGGTCTCGTATCAGGTGAGTATCTCTAAAGTATGTCGGCTCAAGCCATCGCGGTGGAATAGCCACCATCTACAGCCAGGGTCTGGCCGGTAATCCAACTCGCGGCGGGCGAGGTCAGGAAGAGTACCGCAGCGGCTATGTCTTCCGGTGTTCCCGCTCGTTTAAGCCCCTGACGAGGATACATCGCCTCAACCATCTCAGGCATATGCTCAAACACCGGGGCTGTCAGGTTGGTCCGTGTAAAGCCAGCCGCCACGGCATTGGCGCGTATGCCTGCCGGGCCCCAGCTGATCCCCAGTGTTTTCATTAACTGCGATAGGCCGGCCTTGGCCGCACCGTAGCCAGGGGTCCATTCATAACCGAAGTAAGTCGTCATCGAAGCGATACCAATTACGCTGGCACCGCCATCAATCTGGCTGTTCTCGAGTAGCGGTTTACAGGCTGAGCTGAGGTGAAATGCGCTGGCCAGGTTGATATTGAGAGAGGCGTCAAATCCCTCACTACCCCATTCGTCAGCCTGTGCGCCACCCGCATTGTTAATAAGAATGTCCAGTGCATCCAGGCTTTCTGCGAGATCGGACAACGCAGTGTGCGAGGAGACATCCAGGGCGCGATAGTCGAGGCCGGAGAGGTCGTGCTCGTAGTCAGTAGCACTGGCTTTTCTGCCGGTGATCACCACCTTCGCCCCAGCTTGCTGGAAAGCCTTGGCTGTCGCGAGGCCAATACCATTGGAGCCGCCTGTTACCAGTACATGGGCACCGCTG includes the following:
- a CDS encoding sulfotransferase family protein; its protein translation is MSDAVVFDADAAIAAAQEQTGFTSLGDEFSREGLAMLLATYDAHIRDQGGRERCYQRVVYQIATRLKLENAFATIDGWQEQEIVAPIFVTGLPRSGTSALLNLLEVAPENRSPLQWEVQFPDPWPGSAPGDKDPRYDYLAKALEESRNSEFAKIHFVDADTPEECVLLHAYAFHGVQLGFEIMLEPYRSWLLGQDLTPLYAFQKKVMQLLNWRNPGQQWLLKAPAHMLGIESIIDVFPDARFVWCHRDPQKVIPSINSLNKVVLDMYLGEYSHIDMAEMGQAVMEWYAMSLERGLASRAALPPEMFIDCSQQEFVDDNMALVQKVYDSFEIPLPGESRAAMQAHVDNNPKGKHGRHEYRLEDYGLSESMIADRFAFYTKDTRWPISG
- a CDS encoding Zn-dependent alcohol dehydrogenase; this encodes MRAAVLREAHKPLEILDDVEVIEPRAGEVQVSIRFCGLCSSDLGFIVGKSPLMGPMVLGHEASGEVSAVGEGVSHLAVGDHVVLTPCAPCGACYYCQRDQQNLCVNSMSILSGVLPDGQSGLSLNGQQILRGAGVGALAEYVTLPATGAIKIDKDIPLDLACVIGCALQTGVGAVLNTADVEAGASCVITGLGGVGMAAVQGARIAGASLIIASDPVAARRDLALQFGATHVIDPTSDDLAALVQELTAGIGADYVIETAGKATLIEQGVQLSRIGGTTVAVGSPGFEEHLTIPNVVLFQALEKKLCGCLLGSSNSLFEIPRLLRLWRAGDLDMAGMITHRRPLAEVNEGFADLEAGRGIRTVIEI
- a CDS encoding NADH:flavin oxidoreductase codes for the protein MSEHLQKAFSPAKLGKLQLKNRILKAATYEGKSPDGVPGELLLDFHREIVAGGTAMTTIGYCTTEADGRINDQMPWMDEQFRPQYTHLITELKSVAPDVKVSGQMTHCGNFTKNRKLQRLKRPLGPSRQLNMLGISAGMPFAGAMKLEDIDYLVKTYRDAALFMKSVGFDAIEIHFSHGYGLSQFISPRSNRRTDEYGGSLENRMRLPLRALDAVREAVGDDFPILGKMGMTDGVRDGLQFDEAIEVAAMLDNAGIDALICSGGTSSFNPMVYFRGETLDKGMLEVETNPIARLGLKYYGPRLFRHYPYEENFFLSDASKIRDRVNCQMVYIGGCTELESLEKVMREGFDFVQMGRPLVKDPHYVNNAMSNPNYRNNCSHCNKCASLIEAPGGIRCVENAPA
- a CDS encoding SDR family NAD(P)-dependent oxidoreductase produces the protein MKTGVTFNYSGAHVLVTGGSNGIGLATAKAFQQAGAKVVITGRKASATDYEHDLSGLDYRALDVSSHTALSDLAESLDALDILINNAGGAQADEWGSEGFDASLNINLASAFHLSSACKPLLENSQIDGGASVIGIASMTTYFGYEWTPGYGAAKAGLSQLMKTLGISWGPAGIRANAVAAGFTRTNLTAPVFEHMPEMVEAMYPRQGLKRAGTPEDIAAAVLFLTSPAASWITGQTLAVDGGYSTAMA